A genomic region of Eucalyptus grandis isolate ANBG69807.140 chromosome 5, ASM1654582v1, whole genome shotgun sequence contains the following coding sequences:
- the LOC104445885 gene encoding uncharacterized protein LOC104445885 isoform X1 — translation MERLKSMVPDTLKAVVGASSADDILSTSASLLHFFLALPEFQLMVRDLVDPERCVSGKNKDAALDAKQKGNRCFSSADFSGALAFYSQALIVAPFDARDKDKNLVSVLYVNRAVALYKIGFKIECLRDCNRVLQISPGYAKAWYWRGKINASSENYEDAMADLHVANLMETSSGGKRQIEGEMKLLQVQFTTTSGSLTQHDENIFKISDVPHEVKVKSIVMPHKGRGMASTGEIPPSYLVHSEEPYAAVILKNCRHRYCHYCFNELPVDVVPCSFCAIPRYCSEHCQLKAGGHQSRNNVEEVSLHVEVPTEIENHIREVTSENWEEKIPEHFPEHRHECLDANWPAVLPHEVVLAGRVVVKSLVQRRDLVEIKALDLSYSYTELAVEVKLELCIYAIVLLVCLQHSLSLDLPVNPYFVYQIIIIMCQIRLNSMAISRMKSSDPNTPQDPHRKLSSNEAASASTIEQVSVGQAIYAVGSLFNHSCRPNIHAYFLARTLFIRTTELVEAGCSLELSYGPQVGQWSCQDRLKFLGENYCFRCQCRSCSVVNLSDLVLSAFHCFHPHCSGIVLDTFDIKSETEKLKQSRHAGDIYSLEPYVQVDKFGDLYAGEMDHNAQEKSYSSLHAGVGYCLKCGSHCDLESSCLMVSKALGNIKRLQDGIVRKELSSSLLSNALESLDQLRKVLHAYNKSIAEAEDSIAQAFCFIGELQCAMGHCKSSIQILEKLYSPDHVVIGYELVKLLSIQLSLGDVDAGETLNRLVIIFEHHYGSHAAVVFPYLKSFKREARKLCEVEDS, via the exons ATGGAGAGGCTGAAGTCGATGGTGCCCGACACTCTCAAGGCGGTGGTGGGTGCAAGCAGCGCCGATGATATTCTCTCCACCTCCGCTTCTCTTCTCCACTTCTTTCTTGCCCTGCCCGAGTTTCAGCtg ATGGTACGGGACTTGGTGGATCCTGAGAGGTGTGTTTCTGGTAAGAACAAGGATGCTGCACTGGATGCAAAGCAAAAGGGCAATCGCTGCTTCTCCAGTGCCGACTTCTCCGGGGCATTAGCCTTCTATTCCCAA GCGCTCATCGTTGCTCCCTTTGATGCTCGCGACAAGGACAAAAATCTCGTCTCTGTTTTATATGTGAATCGCGCTGTTGCATTGTAT AAAATCGGCTTTAAAATAGAGTGTCTTCGAGACTGTAACAGGGTGCTTCAAATTTCCCCGGGTTATGCGAAG GCATGGTATTGGAGGGGTAAGATCAACGCTtcttcagaaaattatgaagatGCAATGGCAGACTTGCATGTAGCAAATTTGATGGAGACATCATCGGGTGGCAAGAGACAGATTGAAGGTGAGATGAAGTTACTTCAGGTCCAGTTCACAACGACGTCTGGTTCATTAACTCAGCATGATGAGAACATCTTCAAAATTTCAG ATGTGCCACATGAGGTAAAAGTGAAGTCCATTGTGATGCCACATAAAGGAAGGGGGATGGCTTCAACTGgtgaaattcctccatcttaTTTGGTTCACAGTGAGGAACCTTATGCTGCG GTCATATTGAAGAATTGTCGACACAGGTACTGTCACTATTGCTTCAATGAATTACCAGTGGATGTGGTACCCTGCTCTTTCTGTGCAATACCACGGTACTGCTCTGAGCATTGCCAGCTAAAAGCAGGAGGACATCAATCAAGAAACAACGTGGAAGAGGTTAGCCTTCATGTAGAAGTTCCTACAGAGATTGAAAATCACATCAGAGAAGTTACTTCTGAAAATTGGGAGGAGAAAATTCCTGAGCACTTTCCAGAACACAGACATGAATGCCTGGATGCAAACTGGCCAGCTGTATTGCCACACGAGGTAGTTTTAGCTGGTCGAGTGGTAGTGAAGTCCCTGGTGCAAAGAAGAGACCTGGTGGAGATAAAAGCCTTG GATCTTTCTTATAGTTACACTGAATTGGCAGTAGAGGTTAAACTGGAACTGTGTATATACGCAATTGTATTACTTGTTTGTCTTCAACACTCTCTCAGCCTTGACCTTCCAGTCAATCCTTATTTTGTAtatcag ATTATCATCATTATGTGTCAAATAAGGCTTAATTCTATGGCTATCAGCCGGATGAAATCTAGTGATCCCAATACTCCCCAAGATCCTCATAGAAAACTTTCATCCAATGAAGCTGCTTCAGCTAGTACAATAGAACAG GTCAGCGTTGGTCAAGCTATTTATGCCGTTGGCAGTCTGTTTAACCATTCTTGTCGTCCAAATATTCATGCATATTTTCTTGCTCGTACTCTCTTCATCCGAACAACGGAACTGGTGGAAGCAGGATGTTCCCTAGAGTTGTCTTATGGTCCACAG GTTGGGCAATGGAGCTGTCAAGACCGCCTTAAATTTCTGGGAGAGAATTATTGTTTTCGATGTCAGTGCAGAAGCTGTTCAGTTGTGAATCTCTCTGATCTTGTTCTGAGTGCTTTTCATTGTTTTCATCCTCACTGCTCTGGCATAGTTTTGGATACATTTGACATAAAATCTGAAACTGAAAAACTTAAGCAGTCAAGACATGCTGGAGACATATATAGCTTGGAGCCTTATGTACAG GTGGATAAGTTTGGTGATCTCTATGCTGGCGAAATGGATCACAATGCCCAGGAGAAAAGTTATAGCTCCCTTCATGCAGGTGTAGGATATTGCTTGAAATGTGGGTCCCATTGTGACCTGGAATCTTCTTGCCTGATGGTGAGCAAAGctttaggaaatattaaaag GTTGCAGGATGGAATAGTTAGAAAAGAACTGTCAAGTTCTTTACTTTCTaatgcattagaatctcttgATCAGCTGAGGAAAGTGTTGCATGCATATAACAAAAGCATTGCAGAA GCAGAGGACAGCATAGCACAAGCATTCTGCTTCATTGGAGAGCTGCAGTGCGCGATGGGGCACTGCAAATCATCAATTCAG ATTCTGGAAAAGCTTTATAGTCCTGATCATGTCGTCATTGGATATGAACTGGTGAAGCTTTTATCCATTCAGCTATCACTGGGTGATGTTGATGCTGGAGAGACCTTGAATCGATTGGTTATAATCTTTGAGCATCACTATGGGTCCCATGCAGCAGTTGTGTTTCCATATCTTAAGTCATTCAAGAGGGAAGCGAGAAAATTGTGTGAGGTGGAAGACTCTTGA
- the LOC104445885 gene encoding uncharacterized protein LOC104445885 isoform X2 produces the protein MERLKSMVPDTLKAVVGASSADDILSTSASLLHFFLALPEFQLMVRDLVDPERCVSGKNKDAALDAKQKGNRCFSSADFSGALAFYSQALIVAPFDARDKDKNLVSVLYVNRAVALYKIGFKIECLRDCNRVLQISPGYAKAWYWRGKINASSENYEDAMADLHVANLMETSSGGKRQIEDVPHEVKVKSIVMPHKGRGMASTGEIPPSYLVHSEEPYAAVILKNCRHRYCHYCFNELPVDVVPCSFCAIPRYCSEHCQLKAGGHQSRNNVEEVSLHVEVPTEIENHIREVTSENWEEKIPEHFPEHRHECLDANWPAVLPHEVVLAGRVVVKSLVQRRDLVEIKALDLSYSYTELAVEVKLELCIYAIVLLVCLQHSLSLDLPVNPYFVYQIIIIMCQIRLNSMAISRMKSSDPNTPQDPHRKLSSNEAASASTIEQVSVGQAIYAVGSLFNHSCRPNIHAYFLARTLFIRTTELVEAGCSLELSYGPQVGQWSCQDRLKFLGENYCFRCQCRSCSVVNLSDLVLSAFHCFHPHCSGIVLDTFDIKSETEKLKQSRHAGDIYSLEPYVQVDKFGDLYAGEMDHNAQEKSYSSLHAGVGYCLKCGSHCDLESSCLMVSKALGNIKRLQDGIVRKELSSSLLSNALESLDQLRKVLHAYNKSIAEAEDSIAQAFCFIGELQCAMGHCKSSIQILEKLYSPDHVVIGYELVKLLSIQLSLGDVDAGETLNRLVIIFEHHYGSHAAVVFPYLKSFKREARKLCEVEDS, from the exons ATGGAGAGGCTGAAGTCGATGGTGCCCGACACTCTCAAGGCGGTGGTGGGTGCAAGCAGCGCCGATGATATTCTCTCCACCTCCGCTTCTCTTCTCCACTTCTTTCTTGCCCTGCCCGAGTTTCAGCtg ATGGTACGGGACTTGGTGGATCCTGAGAGGTGTGTTTCTGGTAAGAACAAGGATGCTGCACTGGATGCAAAGCAAAAGGGCAATCGCTGCTTCTCCAGTGCCGACTTCTCCGGGGCATTAGCCTTCTATTCCCAA GCGCTCATCGTTGCTCCCTTTGATGCTCGCGACAAGGACAAAAATCTCGTCTCTGTTTTATATGTGAATCGCGCTGTTGCATTGTAT AAAATCGGCTTTAAAATAGAGTGTCTTCGAGACTGTAACAGGGTGCTTCAAATTTCCCCGGGTTATGCGAAG GCATGGTATTGGAGGGGTAAGATCAACGCTtcttcagaaaattatgaagatGCAATGGCAGACTTGCATGTAGCAAATTTGATGGAGACATCATCGGGTGGCAAGAGACAGATTGAAG ATGTGCCACATGAGGTAAAAGTGAAGTCCATTGTGATGCCACATAAAGGAAGGGGGATGGCTTCAACTGgtgaaattcctccatcttaTTTGGTTCACAGTGAGGAACCTTATGCTGCG GTCATATTGAAGAATTGTCGACACAGGTACTGTCACTATTGCTTCAATGAATTACCAGTGGATGTGGTACCCTGCTCTTTCTGTGCAATACCACGGTACTGCTCTGAGCATTGCCAGCTAAAAGCAGGAGGACATCAATCAAGAAACAACGTGGAAGAGGTTAGCCTTCATGTAGAAGTTCCTACAGAGATTGAAAATCACATCAGAGAAGTTACTTCTGAAAATTGGGAGGAGAAAATTCCTGAGCACTTTCCAGAACACAGACATGAATGCCTGGATGCAAACTGGCCAGCTGTATTGCCACACGAGGTAGTTTTAGCTGGTCGAGTGGTAGTGAAGTCCCTGGTGCAAAGAAGAGACCTGGTGGAGATAAAAGCCTTG GATCTTTCTTATAGTTACACTGAATTGGCAGTAGAGGTTAAACTGGAACTGTGTATATACGCAATTGTATTACTTGTTTGTCTTCAACACTCTCTCAGCCTTGACCTTCCAGTCAATCCTTATTTTGTAtatcag ATTATCATCATTATGTGTCAAATAAGGCTTAATTCTATGGCTATCAGCCGGATGAAATCTAGTGATCCCAATACTCCCCAAGATCCTCATAGAAAACTTTCATCCAATGAAGCTGCTTCAGCTAGTACAATAGAACAG GTCAGCGTTGGTCAAGCTATTTATGCCGTTGGCAGTCTGTTTAACCATTCTTGTCGTCCAAATATTCATGCATATTTTCTTGCTCGTACTCTCTTCATCCGAACAACGGAACTGGTGGAAGCAGGATGTTCCCTAGAGTTGTCTTATGGTCCACAG GTTGGGCAATGGAGCTGTCAAGACCGCCTTAAATTTCTGGGAGAGAATTATTGTTTTCGATGTCAGTGCAGAAGCTGTTCAGTTGTGAATCTCTCTGATCTTGTTCTGAGTGCTTTTCATTGTTTTCATCCTCACTGCTCTGGCATAGTTTTGGATACATTTGACATAAAATCTGAAACTGAAAAACTTAAGCAGTCAAGACATGCTGGAGACATATATAGCTTGGAGCCTTATGTACAG GTGGATAAGTTTGGTGATCTCTATGCTGGCGAAATGGATCACAATGCCCAGGAGAAAAGTTATAGCTCCCTTCATGCAGGTGTAGGATATTGCTTGAAATGTGGGTCCCATTGTGACCTGGAATCTTCTTGCCTGATGGTGAGCAAAGctttaggaaatattaaaag GTTGCAGGATGGAATAGTTAGAAAAGAACTGTCAAGTTCTTTACTTTCTaatgcattagaatctcttgATCAGCTGAGGAAAGTGTTGCATGCATATAACAAAAGCATTGCAGAA GCAGAGGACAGCATAGCACAAGCATTCTGCTTCATTGGAGAGCTGCAGTGCGCGATGGGGCACTGCAAATCATCAATTCAG ATTCTGGAAAAGCTTTATAGTCCTGATCATGTCGTCATTGGATATGAACTGGTGAAGCTTTTATCCATTCAGCTATCACTGGGTGATGTTGATGCTGGAGAGACCTTGAATCGATTGGTTATAATCTTTGAGCATCACTATGGGTCCCATGCAGCAGTTGTGTTTCCATATCTTAAGTCATTCAAGAGGGAAGCGAGAAAATTGTGTGAGGTGGAAGACTCTTGA
- the LOC104445885 gene encoding uncharacterized protein LOC104445885 isoform X3: MERLKSMVPDTLKAVVGASSADDILSTSASLLHFFLALPEFQLMVRDLVDPERCVSGKNKDAALDAKQKGNRCFSSADFSGALAFYSQALIVAPFDARDKDKNLVSVLYVNRAVALYKIGFKIECLRDCNRVLQISPGYAKAWYWRGKINASSENYEDAMADLHVANLMETSSGGKRQIEGEMKLLQVQFTTTSGSLTQHDENIFKISDVPHEVKVKSIVMPHKGRGMASTGEIPPSYLVHSEEPYAAVILKNCRHRYCHYCFNELPVDVVPCSFCAIPRYCSEHCQLKAGGHQSRNNVEEVSLHVEVPTEIENHIREVTSENWEEKIPEHFPEHRHECLDANWPAVLPHEVVLAGRVVVKSLVQRRDLVEIKALDLSYSYTELAVEVKLELCIYAIVLLVCLQHSLSLDLPVNPYFVYQVSVGQAIYAVGSLFNHSCRPNIHAYFLARTLFIRTTELVEAGCSLELSYGPQVGQWSCQDRLKFLGENYCFRCQCRSCSVVNLSDLVLSAFHCFHPHCSGIVLDTFDIKSETEKLKQSRHAGDIYSLEPYVQVDKFGDLYAGEMDHNAQEKSYSSLHAGVGYCLKCGSHCDLESSCLMVSKALGNIKRLQDGIVRKELSSSLLSNALESLDQLRKVLHAYNKSIAEAEDSIAQAFCFIGELQCAMGHCKSSIQILEKLYSPDHVVIGYELVKLLSIQLSLGDVDAGETLNRLVIIFEHHYGSHAAVVFPYLKSFKREARKLCEVEDS; encoded by the exons ATGGAGAGGCTGAAGTCGATGGTGCCCGACACTCTCAAGGCGGTGGTGGGTGCAAGCAGCGCCGATGATATTCTCTCCACCTCCGCTTCTCTTCTCCACTTCTTTCTTGCCCTGCCCGAGTTTCAGCtg ATGGTACGGGACTTGGTGGATCCTGAGAGGTGTGTTTCTGGTAAGAACAAGGATGCTGCACTGGATGCAAAGCAAAAGGGCAATCGCTGCTTCTCCAGTGCCGACTTCTCCGGGGCATTAGCCTTCTATTCCCAA GCGCTCATCGTTGCTCCCTTTGATGCTCGCGACAAGGACAAAAATCTCGTCTCTGTTTTATATGTGAATCGCGCTGTTGCATTGTAT AAAATCGGCTTTAAAATAGAGTGTCTTCGAGACTGTAACAGGGTGCTTCAAATTTCCCCGGGTTATGCGAAG GCATGGTATTGGAGGGGTAAGATCAACGCTtcttcagaaaattatgaagatGCAATGGCAGACTTGCATGTAGCAAATTTGATGGAGACATCATCGGGTGGCAAGAGACAGATTGAAGGTGAGATGAAGTTACTTCAGGTCCAGTTCACAACGACGTCTGGTTCATTAACTCAGCATGATGAGAACATCTTCAAAATTTCAG ATGTGCCACATGAGGTAAAAGTGAAGTCCATTGTGATGCCACATAAAGGAAGGGGGATGGCTTCAACTGgtgaaattcctccatcttaTTTGGTTCACAGTGAGGAACCTTATGCTGCG GTCATATTGAAGAATTGTCGACACAGGTACTGTCACTATTGCTTCAATGAATTACCAGTGGATGTGGTACCCTGCTCTTTCTGTGCAATACCACGGTACTGCTCTGAGCATTGCCAGCTAAAAGCAGGAGGACATCAATCAAGAAACAACGTGGAAGAGGTTAGCCTTCATGTAGAAGTTCCTACAGAGATTGAAAATCACATCAGAGAAGTTACTTCTGAAAATTGGGAGGAGAAAATTCCTGAGCACTTTCCAGAACACAGACATGAATGCCTGGATGCAAACTGGCCAGCTGTATTGCCACACGAGGTAGTTTTAGCTGGTCGAGTGGTAGTGAAGTCCCTGGTGCAAAGAAGAGACCTGGTGGAGATAAAAGCCTTG GATCTTTCTTATAGTTACACTGAATTGGCAGTAGAGGTTAAACTGGAACTGTGTATATACGCAATTGTATTACTTGTTTGTCTTCAACACTCTCTCAGCCTTGACCTTCCAGTCAATCCTTATTTTGTAtatcag GTCAGCGTTGGTCAAGCTATTTATGCCGTTGGCAGTCTGTTTAACCATTCTTGTCGTCCAAATATTCATGCATATTTTCTTGCTCGTACTCTCTTCATCCGAACAACGGAACTGGTGGAAGCAGGATGTTCCCTAGAGTTGTCTTATGGTCCACAG GTTGGGCAATGGAGCTGTCAAGACCGCCTTAAATTTCTGGGAGAGAATTATTGTTTTCGATGTCAGTGCAGAAGCTGTTCAGTTGTGAATCTCTCTGATCTTGTTCTGAGTGCTTTTCATTGTTTTCATCCTCACTGCTCTGGCATAGTTTTGGATACATTTGACATAAAATCTGAAACTGAAAAACTTAAGCAGTCAAGACATGCTGGAGACATATATAGCTTGGAGCCTTATGTACAG GTGGATAAGTTTGGTGATCTCTATGCTGGCGAAATGGATCACAATGCCCAGGAGAAAAGTTATAGCTCCCTTCATGCAGGTGTAGGATATTGCTTGAAATGTGGGTCCCATTGTGACCTGGAATCTTCTTGCCTGATGGTGAGCAAAGctttaggaaatattaaaag GTTGCAGGATGGAATAGTTAGAAAAGAACTGTCAAGTTCTTTACTTTCTaatgcattagaatctcttgATCAGCTGAGGAAAGTGTTGCATGCATATAACAAAAGCATTGCAGAA GCAGAGGACAGCATAGCACAAGCATTCTGCTTCATTGGAGAGCTGCAGTGCGCGATGGGGCACTGCAAATCATCAATTCAG ATTCTGGAAAAGCTTTATAGTCCTGATCATGTCGTCATTGGATATGAACTGGTGAAGCTTTTATCCATTCAGCTATCACTGGGTGATGTTGATGCTGGAGAGACCTTGAATCGATTGGTTATAATCTTTGAGCATCACTATGGGTCCCATGCAGCAGTTGTGTTTCCATATCTTAAGTCATTCAAGAGGGAAGCGAGAAAATTGTGTGAGGTGGAAGACTCTTGA